A single window of Neisseria chenwenguii DNA harbors:
- a CDS encoding surface-adhesin E family protein: MKNRRNWRGRIRQFFILSITVLIETSCRNNQYKRLSAVFHTKSGKVVDSYDMTPYSAQSNYAIPGTWGETIYNIICKQISE, translated from the coding sequence ATAAAAAACCGCAGAAATTGGAGGGGAAGAATCCGCCAGTTTTTTATTCTAAGTATAACGGTATTAATTGAAACATCATGTCGGAATAATCAATATAAGCGATTATCAGCTGTTTTTCATACTAAATCGGGTAAAGTGGTGGATTCTTATGACATGACACCATATTCTGCCCAATCTAACTATGCTATCCCCGGAACTTGGGGTGAAACTATATATAACATTATCTGCAAGCAAATATCGGAATAG